Within the Telopea speciosissima isolate NSW1024214 ecotype Mountain lineage chromosome 4, Tspe_v1, whole genome shotgun sequence genome, the region ACCTTCTAATATGCACATATTCCAAATAAAATTGTAGCCGAAACTAGATTTGACAAGAAACTTTACACCTTCTGAACCAAATTTAAATTCAGTGTATCGGAGGGTGTATGTACCTGCGCAAGGACTTGTTTTGGCAAATTTGAACCTTGAAAGAATGCAACGGCTTCAGCTCCACTAATCCTCCCGTCCTGATCCAAATCTGCTTTCCTAAAATATGTATCGAATAGATCGACGTTTTGTGCTTGGTTTTGCCCCGCCATTCTCAACCAATACAGAGTTATCGGAATTCACCAAAATTCGCAGATCAGAACAAAAAAAGTCACTGCCCACACATCACAACATTCAAAATTGAGAGCCAAACTCAATGAATCGAcatcagaaaaagaaagaactcaaaaccctaaattccatgGTCTGTGCCGAGAATGATAAGAGGGTTTAGCAGATCTCAGCAGTCGAGAGACGGCTCACGAAAGCAAAGAGATGACTCTCTTCGTggtaccaaaataaaaataaaaaaacgagATTTCAGTGATCGCATGACTCGATCGAGGAGAGCATAGAGTGAGATAATGGCGGAAGTAGATTTTTCCAGGTATTTTGGCAAATCAGAATACAGATTACAGAACAAAGAGCTTACCTTATAAACGAATCGCCGGAGGCTTTTCTCGATCGATCGAGAGAACGGGTAGCGGACACCGTTAACCAGGAGCGGGTCGGAAACTAACTTTAATTTCCTTCCAAAATAataagagcaaattacatgcacccgcACCACGTGGTGATTGAAACAATAACATAACACTCCTGTAGTTTCGATATTTACATAGATCTCCTTGTACGAGTGTTAGGCTTGCAAATAAGCCCTTTTCATTAAATTCAAATTGTTGATTGTAGTTAAACATTTGACAATGGTCATATTACCCTTTAGTAATTTAcattgatcattttacccttatgaaaCGTAACTcataacccaaatccattccctacCCAACGTCCTATTGTCATCTTCCTccatctatctctttcttcttcgaTGATCTACGAACCTCCTATCATCACCGGGGATCTGCTAGTGAGGGAGCTCCACTCTGTTGCTGCTATAACTCTACACGTCGGTGATATTGAAGAGAATAAAGGGAGGAGCTCCACTCTGTTGTTGCCATAACATCAACAAATCGGCTATGCTCTGTTCCACTGTCCTCTTCGACAATTTGCATTACCTTATCATGTAGTTGTTCCTGAAGGGCACAATTATCTACTAACTTTATCtacatccatttacatccaaacTTTCAACTGAATTACAAATCCAAATAGTTATTACTTATGAAAAAACTGGCAGCTCCCACCCACAGATACCACTAACTCGAAAGGCTAATGCTTGATAATGCTCTAGCAgtactctcccccccccccccctccccaacacacacacacaaaaaaaaaattgttcaagcAACAGAAGCTCCTTCCAGATTTAAAGATGAAGTGTCAGATAATCTTAAGTTTTTAAATCCACTACTGTAAtgccaaaaaatatatattttagtgTGTACTCACCTCTAGCTCAAAACTCTTTTCATTGCATATGATGATGCAAGATAATACAATTGAAAGCCAGATAAAGGCAAGAAAGAATATTGGcatcaaaagaaaatagaaaataactaTTGCATACCAACCAACAATGCATTAGATATGGAAGCCCTCACCACTCTCAGTAATCCATTGCTCTAAAACCCTCATTTGCATCCTCTTCTCTTGTATTTCACGTTCTAAGTTTTGaatttgcattttattttttttttgggagcaTACACCAATTATAAATCAGATTTGAAAGAAACGGACCTGGATTCAAAGGGGAAAAGTTATTCCTCGGAGAGTGGCTGGATAAGGAGAGGTTTGCCAGAAAGAAATGGTCTACTGTACCTTCGTCGGAGATGGTGTAGcgaaacccaaaaatcgatttgAGGATTTTAGGTTTCGAGGAGAAGatgtaataagggtaaaattgtattTCATTTTAGTTACTGAtataaaagggtaaaattgttttttacctttttaaaaCTAACACCTCACTAACACCCCGTAAACTATCATGGGTCTAAATGTAATGTTTAAAACTATGgggttattttgtaattggttcAAACACAAGAGGGGTGCATATAATTTGCTCAAATAATTATCACAACTCAcaatatcattttcttttttttttattattttattggtaTCTATTCATTagttaggctgtgtttggttgtcACAAAATGGGtagcaaacaaaagaaaatcataCAATTTCTGTATAATTTTCTCAAATCTTCAAAATTTCATGCCATTTGGTTGGTTAAGCGGTAAAGAAAAggtttcattttaaaatttttgaaattgcCTAGAAAAAATTTGTGCTATTTTCTATCACCGTCACCCGAAACAATCTCGCCTATGGGTTGAGAAAAAAGGGGTTAAGACAAGAAAAATGCGTCAACCAATGCCTTTTGATCCTAAAACCCACCTCCCCCGCTAACAtaaaccatctctctctctctctcctttcttcatattttttatgtattttttttattttcttttacaaccaaataatgagaaaataaaatgttcttttgatttcttttctaagtttatatttcttttattttcctttctatcCATTTCTATCCAACGAACACATCCTATTATGAGAGAAATTGTTGACGCTAGATTATAATGTTTCATTAACCATGGAATGGAATTTCACTACATTGTTATCCCACAACACTTTCCTAACTAGAAAGTAAGTCAATATGTTAATCTCCCTAAAAATATACTATAACTTACAATTTTTTTACGTTCCATCTCCACCATATATTAATCGCTCAAAGCACTCTTGGATTGCTTCCAACATACCCATTCTCATTGCCAATGCTTCACCAATCAAAATTGAGTTGAAACTTACAGGTTCAGAGATTGCACAACAAACTTGACCCATGTGATCCCTAACCAGAAAACCAATCCCCAATTTCGGTTCTCTTTCTTCCGTGTAGCATCGGAAGTAAGCTTAAAGAAGTGCAATGGGGGAGGCTTCCATACTTCACACTCGCTAGTAGTTGGTCATGAGACAATGGGAAAACAATGGTTTCTTGGTCGAGCTTGAGATTGAAGGAATTCTATGTGCGCATTTTGTGCCGCCACTATGACCTCAAAGGGAGACCATTGCTTATCAGGGGAACGAAATCATCCCAAACCTTCCACAAATACCATGTAATAAAACCACATAGACCAGAACTTTCATGACTAATCCGCTTCCCCTACCTATGAAAATGATCCCAACCTTGAATGCATGTCAAAACTGTTGTATCCCTTGCCAAGTGCACTCTTGATGAGATAGAACACTATAGAACCAAACTGCCTATGCAAAAGAGCTTCAACAGAATAGTTATATCCTTTTACttctaattctctcttttttgtagCTATATATTTATGGGAGAGGGCTCTTTGCTAAGCTGCAAGGCCATGCACTAGCGtcgggccaatgagagtgcgcaTGAGGATATCCAATAGgaatgagatttttcatttcacaagGGGCGTAGTGATCATTTCATCCTTCATGTGTCTAGACTCTAGACACAGTTGCCATAAAGCCTATCGactttttcccttatatttatatttttttaggcaaaaggttttgtgtGTGTTGCACAAAGTCCACCCCTTATTTGTATtttaagagaaagaatgctCTCAGATTGCATAGTGTACGGTAGCACTTCCTTGTGTATATCtctctcctatgaaatgacatatctgctccctttatttatatttttaatagaTATCTCAACGGGTTGGGCTGAGCCaagcctgccctaaaccctagccaGCCTTAACCTAATCCCAATCCCAGCCcgactgagtttgttgttgttgttgttgtagtataTTACAatgtgcacacacacacacacacatatatatacattaGAGTGCATATATATTACAATGTATATATGTGTTACAATATATAACATATGGAAAAGAGAAACccctattttttaataaatgcaGATGCCCTTGCCACATTTGCTCCCGCGTTGGTTTAGGGTTAGACGAGCAGATAGTTATTTGTTCATCCCCCACACACATACTGAcatacacccaaaaaaaaaaaaaaaaaaccgtcaTCATCTCATCATCTCAAATGTCTGTCGGTTGTGAACTTACTTGCGTGTGATTTGCCGTCCTTGCGCATACGCGCACGTTAGATTGGTCCTTCTCTCAGAAGGTAAGAGGAGAATTGTGAGTCACCATCCGTACTCGCGATCCGCAATttaatgggacccacatgtGCCCATCCACTCGGATCTACCATCATAATGCAATCCGAGGATCGGACGGGTTGTGGTTGGGAATTTGGGCTGACTTTTCAGTAGTTTTTGAACTTTATGCTCATACCTATAAGAATAAATATATCTAATAAAAATGTCTAGGATCAATAATGGATATACTGTTAGATTAATGGGctgttgtgagttgtgagttgtgactaaCCCCATAAACATTGGATCTTTCTTGTGGACCCATAGGATTGGGAATGGACACACAATTATAAATGTTACGTGTCAGTTACTCAGCCCCACTTGGGAAAATTTTCTACACCAAGTAATATGAAATCCACTGGTTGAGGATCATTtactttatttcttcttccagTGCCACAATTTGCAAATGAGATCTTACTTCTATTAACAAACCATAAATCATTTGGGCTTTGGAGTTATGAATTAGGGCAAAGGTTTTCCACGATGCCAGAGTGGAGAATCGCATTAATGAGAGGAAGAGAGACAACTTTATTTGGAATAAAATTCACATATTGtataaggagagagagtgtcagtaTAAACCATATAACTCATTAGACCAACTAGAGAAGGTGTGAGAAGGAATCTCTacttagggaaaaagaaggttgtGCATAGCCTACACTTAGACAAAGAAAGAGTGAAATGACCACATCACCCTTGATGGATGCCTCCACACGATCTCCCTCCTTCTGAATTATATTTGATCAACTTGGCCTAACTATGGATGTATGGGGTAGTACCCTATTAGCTCTCATTTGGCTTAAATCCTTCTTTgaagaaaaatcagatttaagaatGCATTCTATAGCCAGAGCATTTATATTCCGAGAATGCACACCAAACAAAGCCTTAGAATAGGCGCATGATAGCGTAAAGGGTAAAAGAGGACGAAGGCTTCCTTTAGAAAAGGCAAAGAAAGCATTAAAGTCTGTGATCACTCTGATCTCATACTCAttttggaagaaaaaggaaggaaagccAAATATCGAAGTTGAAGGCCACAAATACCGCTCTCCTTCTCAGGTGGAATTtcgattctctctctctaaacctcCAAAAATAACAACGACGACAACAGATAGCAACGTAAAGGTGGGGAAGGAGAGATTGATTGATtcgaaagagaggaagaagcgAAGGAGAAactgagagagacagagagaggtgAAGAAATAAGAGTTTTTGTTTTAACCTCCTAATAGCAGAGATGTCGTGTTCTCCATCATcgggggaagaagaagacgagggaACCGACGCTTACAGGAAAGGTGGGTATCATGCTGTGAGAGTCGGAGATCCGTTCGCTGGAGGCCGGTATATAGCTCAGAGGAAGCTGGGTTGGGGTAATTTCTCCACCGTTTGGCTTGCTTACGACACCCAATGCTCTGTACGTTCTTCTCTGTTGTTCAAAAgtctctgtttttattttatttatcttttgatTCTGCTTGATAGGATTTTCTGACGCTCTTCCCTTCTCCCCCACTCTCCCATAAATGTATATCATGGAAGAACTGTCTGTTATCGGCAGAAGATCATGTGCTAACATCGATTTTCAGGTTTCCAATCACATTTTTTATGCCACCCTGTATGCTTTTTCCCAATCCATCTGCTGATTCTCTTTGTCAAGTACCTGATTTTCTTGAATGGGCCGTTCAATGTGATTCTGTTTATCTGTTTGGATTTCAGAACTATTCGTTCGTTATctatttcatttttgttttgccGTCTCTCGATCTATTTTCCTGTCTGCGGTATCAAATCCACGAGTTATATAATAATGATGAATAAAAAGATCCTTCCCCCAATCGAGTTATGCTTCTCTAGATGGAtgccttttttgttctttttttattatgggTGATTCTGCGAATTTACTATTCATTTGACATACGCAGACTCTCTTTTACTTCTCGAATTTTCCTTGCGTTGCGAACTGGATCATTTCTGAtttctttcatttccttttgAGCTGTGCATTGGAATCACATGTCATATGGGATTTCCGTTCACTGTTTCTGAAACTTTTATTATTTGGAAGGGTTGCTTGTTCTTAATGAGCTCCGTCCAAATGGTTTCGTTTGGAAATATTTTATCTTCCCTTCTAAACTTAATTCTAAAATTGTCTTATTGCGTGCCATTTTCCCCAATTGTTGGATGATTCTAAAATCTTTAGATTTTCTCTTGTAATTTTGctaatttttctattttgtccTGTTTGTGGCTTGTTTTGAGTTCTTAGCGTTTACCTACTATGTGGGAAACACTTTTATTGTCCAAATTTTCTATTCACTGTGGAATCTTATAGTTGCTTCATTTATTTTGCAGGGATTTGTAGCTCTTAAGATCCAGAAAAGTGCTGCTGAATTTTCTCAAGCCGCCCTTCATGAGATTGAAATCCTCTCTGCAATAGCTGATGGTGACCCCTCTAATTCAAAAGGCGTTGTTCGATTAATTGACCACTTCAAGCATACAGGCCCAAATGGCCAGCACCCTTGTATGGTTTTTGAGTTTCTTGGTGACAGTTTGCTCCGGTTGATCAGATATAACTCTTATAGTGGCCTTGAATTGAACAAGGTTAGGGAAATCTGCAGATGGATTTTGCTAGGTCTTGATTACTTGCATAGGGAACTCAATATAATCCATACAGACCTAAAGCCTGAAAATGTTCTTCTTGTCTCCACCATTGATCCTGCCAAAGACCCTATTCGATCTGGGTTAACTCCAATCCTTGAGAGGCCTGAGGGTAATCCTAATGGAGGGGCTgtggtgaatattgatgagagAAAGCTGAAGAGGACGGCAATGAGGAAAGTGGCAAAGATCTCGGaaaggagatcttcaatgggTGGTGCTCCAAAGCGTGAGAAGAGCATGGATGGGGTTAACTCTAAGTGCAAGATAGTGGATTTTGGAAATGCATGTTGGGTTGATAAACAGTTCACAGAAGATATTCAAACAAGGCAATATAGGGCTCCTGAGGTCATTCTTGGGGCTGGATATTCCTTCCCTGTTGATATATGGTCTTTCGCTTGCATGGCCTTTGAGCTTGCCACTGGAGATATGCTGTTTGCTCCTAAGATTGGCCAAGGGTATAGTGATGATGAGGTAGGAGATTCTTGTCTTTGATCTATTCTATTTAATACAATATGGGAGAGGGATAATGTTTTATGCTCTTGTAGCCAAAGGGATTATATACAAGGACTAAAAGTATTAGTGATGGTAGTGCACATATTAGAAATCTCCATTCCGAAAAATCAATATGATACAGTAAGAGATGTATTGGAAGAAAGATAAGAACTTCTTGACTATAAAAGAGAATCTGATTAAAAATATTTGGTGAAGGGTAAATCTTAGATGGGAACATCAGTAATATCATGCAAATACAATGTTTAAAATTTGAATCTGGCATTTCTGTTTGTTAATCATGGGCAGATTTGCATTAGAGCTTTGTAGGGTGTTCTGCTTAGGATTCCTTGATACTATAACAAAATTAATGCTCCGAGAACCAGTCATGAACAGGTTGTTTGTTGGTCATTGTCATCTAAAATTTGCTTGGGATTAGTATTCTTCCAGAGGGACTAATGAACACCATTAAAAGATGTTGCATTTGATTAAGGAAATGAAAAATAACTGAGGAATGCAGATACCTTTTCTTCCCCAGTAGACTGATCCACTGTGTAACAAAGTGTGGACGTGTGCACTGGGAGAATGGTTGTTTATGTATTTGTTATGCCTTTGATGATATGATGTGGTTAGTGAGGATTGCTGAAGATAATAAGAAAATCAGGGAGTTGGAAGAAGGATCCAGACAGAGTAGTGTCATTAACTTTTGGTTATTGCTCAGATATTATACAGAACATGAAATATGTTTCTATGTTTTGATTGATTTACTTGTGTTTTACTATAGTGATATTTGGATTGAGATGTCAGTTGGGATTAAAATGATATAAAGAGTGACAAATCTCGCATTCTTGTTAAATGATGTTGACTCTTCATATCAAGGTTTTAAAGATGGGTATTGGATTATCCAGATTGTATTTTTCGGACGATCTAATCTGGCATAGAAATGGATTGctgatattttattattttaataaaaattgtcTGGGTTTGTCTGATTCCAGTGTTCTAGATCGCCTGATCCGGATGTATTGCCAGCGAAAGATCCAACCtccaattccaagtttaaaTCCTTGCTTCCTATATGATGTTGATGAAAGCTGTAATAGTTTTTGAGGACAatgttctctgtctgggagcaTACCCTAAGCTCCTGGACCACTGTGTGTATATCACTCCTCCCCTCCTCTAAAGTGACCTCTGTTCCCCGTGGGAATGATTCCTTTTCAGGGGCAGTGGTTGGGTGTTTCCTGCCagcgtaggctacactcctgGACAGGAAACACTCTCCCTAATTTTTATTAGGCAAAATTTTCCATGCACGGCCATGCATGTGCACAACCGTCATTAATTGCAGTTAGATTGGCATAAATGCCAATCCGAAATGACATAAACACCCCTGCCCCCTCTATTTAATGgagttgatgggagaatctcccgTGTATGAATACCTTCTCCTTTTTGTTATGCATTTACCAAATGTGTATGCACCACTTCATATTCATTAACAAAACATAACCGAATGAAACTATATAAAGAGTAATGCATTACAAGGATGAGTTACATAGTTGTCTAGGTGTCACTGGTGTctaggctctttcttgggtccaaggcgatAGCACACCTTGTTGACAATTCACGAGTTTATgctgatttatgtttattgttttttattttattttttatgaatatgcttatattacgtgctatgctttgtttattatatgttgattttctcatattaagtcatt harbors:
- the LOC122659949 gene encoding SRSF protein kinase 2-like isoform X2, coding for MSCSPSSGEEEDEGTDAYRKGGYHAVRVGDPFAGGRYIAQRKLGWGNFSTVWLAYDTQCSGFVALKIQKSAAEFSQAALHEIEILSAIADGDPSNSKGVVRLIDHFKHTGPNGQHPCMVFEFLGDSLLRLIRYNSYSGLELNKVREICRWILLGLDYLHRELNIIHTDLKPENVLLVSTIDPAKDPIRSGLTPILERPEGNPNGGAVVNIDERKLKRTAMRKVAKISERRSSMGGAPKREKSMDGVNSKCKIVDFGNACWVDKQFTEDIQTRQYRAPEVILGAGYSFPVDIWSFACMAFELATGDMLFAPKIGQGYSDDEVTCNNILMKSSPSECGYFKKDSNRSWTNRLAVLSEMVGLIIT
- the LOC122659949 gene encoding SRSF protein kinase 3-like isoform X1; the encoded protein is MSCSPSSGEEEDEGTDAYRKGGYHAVRVGDPFAGGRYIAQRKLGWGNFSTVWLAYDTQCSGFVALKIQKSAAEFSQAALHEIEILSAIADGDPSNSKGVVRLIDHFKHTGPNGQHPCMVFEFLGDSLLRLIRYNSYSGLELNKVREICRWILLGLDYLHRELNIIHTDLKPENVLLVSTIDPAKDPIRSGLTPILERPEGNPNGGAVVNIDERKLKRTAMRKVAKISERRSSMGGAPKREKSMDGVNSKCKIVDFGNACWVDKQFTEDIQTRQYRAPEVILGAGYSFPVDIWSFACMAFELATGDMLFAPKIGQGYSDDEDHLALMMELLGKMPRKIAIAGSRSKDYFDRHGDLKRIRRLKFWPVDRLLIEKYKFSHSDAQEFAEFLCPLLDFAPEKRPTAEHCLQHPWLNIRKSTDCDEERESSVKKLEAGVNKLKI